In Apium graveolens cultivar Ventura chromosome 10, ASM990537v1, whole genome shotgun sequence, the following are encoded in one genomic region:
- the LOC141688824 gene encoding pyrroline-5-carboxylate reductase: MSTAPIPIPTDTWKLGFIGAGKMAESIAKGVVQSGLLPPARIRTAHLGPSRRTAFQSFGVTVFDNNDQVVEDSDVVILSVKPQVVKGVVLQLKPKLSKKQLLVSVVAGVKLKDLQEWSGHDRFIRVMPNTPAAVGKAASVMSLGTAATEEDAELISKLFGAIGKIWKADEKLFDAITGLSGSGPAYMFLAIEALADGGVAAGLPRDLALGLASQTVLGAATMATATGKHPGQLKDDVASPGGTTIAGIHELEKGGIRGIFMNAVVAAAKRSRELSQG; this comes from the exons ATGTCGACTGCTCCAATTCCAATTCCGACGGATACATGGAAGCTAGGGTTTATCGGAGCTGGCAAAATGGCTGAGAGTATTGCCAAAGGCGTTGTTCAATCCGGTCTTTTACCTCCTGCTCGCATTCGAACCGCTCATCTCGGTCCATCTCGTCGTACCGCTTTTCAATCCTTCGGTGTCACCGTTTTCGATAACAATGATCAG GTTGTTGAAGACAGTGATGTGGTGATTTTATCTGTCAAGCCACAAGTTG TTAAAGGTGTGGTTCTTCAGTTAAAACCAAAACTTTCAAAGAAGCAGCTTTTGGTTTCAGTTGTTGCAGGTGTCAAATTAAAAGACTTGCAG GAATGGTCTGGGCATGATCGTTTTATTAGGGTTATGCCTAACACCCCTGCTGCTGTAGGCAAGGCAGCCTCAG TCATGAGCTTGGGGACTGCTGCAACAGAAGAAGATGCGGAACTGATTTCTAAATTATTTGGAGCAATTGGGAAGATATGGAAAGCTGATGAGAAACTTTTTGATGCAATTACTGGCCTGAG TGGTAGTGGTCCAGCATATATGTTTTTAGCAATAGAAGCTTTGGCTGATGGAGGGGTAGCTGCAGGCCTTCCGCGAGACTTGGCTCTTGGTCTAGCTTCCCAGACT GTATTAGGAGCAGCAACCATGGCCACTGCTACAGGGAAGCATCCTGGCCAGCTCAAAGATGATGTTGCCTCACCAGGTGGGACAACAATTGCCGGTATTCATGAATTAGAGAAGGGTGGTATTCGTGGGATCTTTATGAATGCTGTTGTTGCTGCAGCGAAGCGTAGCCGAGAACTTTCCCAGGGCTAG
- the LOC141690257 gene encoding uncharacterized protein LOC141690257 encodes MAELFIKQAKQYLVTRPTYPQQLFQFIASNTPCHDLAWDVATGSGQAATSIAPIYNKVIGTDTSPKQLELAPKLPNVEYKCTPANISMDYLDSHIAAKSTVDLVTIAQALHWFDNPSFYQQVKHVLKKPHGVIAAWCYTVPQVNASIDAVFKPFYTVDSGPFWDPARKKVDNEYRTIDFPFEPVDGLDHTGPFEFKTEKLMNLSEYLMYIRSWSSYQTAKDKGVELLNDGVVEEFTRAWGEDGTQSKTVVFPIYLRIGKVVSLDS; translated from the exons ATGGCAGAACTATTCATTAAACAAGCCAAACAGTACTTGGTGACTAGACCCACTTATCCTCAACAACTATTTCAGTTCATAGCCTCCAACACACCTTGTCATGACCTTGCTTGGGATGTTGCCACAGGCAGTGGCCAGGCTGCTACATCC ATTGCTCCGATCTACAACAAAGTGATCGGCACAGACACAAGTCCAAAGCAACTAGAATTGGCACCTAAGCTTCCAAATGTCGAATACAAATGTACACCAGCTAACATCTCCATGGATTATTTAGATAGCCACATTGCAGCAAAATCAACAGTGGACTTGGTCACCATAGCTCAAGCTCTCCATTGGTTTGACAATCCAAGTTTTTATCAACAAGTGAAGCATGTTCTTAAGAAGCCTCATGGAGTCATTGCAGCTTGGTGTTACACTGTGCCACAAGTTAATGCGTCGATCGATGCTGTGTTCAAACCATTCTACACTGTTGATTCTGGACCTTTCTGGGATCCAGCTCGTAAAAAGGTCGATAATGAGTATAGAACCATTGATTTTCCTTTCGAGCCTGTGGATGGGTTGGATCATACAGGTCCATTTGAGTTCAAGACAGAGAAACTAATGAATCTGAGTGAATATTTGATGTACATCAGGTCATGGTCCTCTTATCAGACAGCTAAAGATAAAGGTGTTGAGCTTTTAAATGATGGCGTGGTCGAAGAGTTTACTCGAGCTTGGGGTGAAGATGGAACACAAAGCAAAACTGTGGTGTTTCCTATTTATTTAAGGATTGGGAAAGTGGTAAGCCTCGACAGTTGA
- the LOC141689694 gene encoding lycopene beta cyclase, chloroplastic has product MKVMDTLLQTHNKIDFFNPIHGFLDKVGTLSSLKFRNQELRFGPRKSHVNWGKNGSLKASSSGLLELVQETKKENLEFDLPLYDPSNGLVVDLAVVGGGPAGLAVAQQVSEAGLSVVSIDPSPKLIWPNNYGVWVDEFEAMDLLDCLDTTWSSAIVYIDDQTTKELGRPYGRVNRKQLKSKMMQKCISNGVKFHQAKVVKVVHEEAKSLLICNDGVTIQAAVVLDATGFSRCLVQYDKPYNPGYQVAYGIVAEVEEHPFDVNKMIFMDWRDSHLNGNAELKERNGKIPTFLYAMPFSSDRIFLEETSLVARPGLAMGDIQERMVARLRHLGIKVKSIEEDERCVIPMGGPLPVLPQRVVGIGGTAGMVHPSTGYMVARTLAAAPIVANAIVQYLGGSKKGTPGNELSAEVWKDLWPIERRRQREFFCFGMDILLKLDLPGTRRFFSAFFDLEPRYWHGFLSSRLFLPELFFFGLSLFSNASNTSRIEIMAKGTVPLVNMVNNLIKDKE; this is encoded by the coding sequence ATGAAAGTGATGGATACTTTGCTTCAGACTCATAATAAGATTGATTTTTTCAATCCAATTCATGGGTTTCTTGATAAAGTTGGAACCTTGAGTTCTTTAAAGTTTCGAAACCAGGAGCTGAGGTTTGGTCCTAGAAAATCCCATGTGAATTGGGGAAAGAATGGTTCTTTAAAGGCTAGTAGTAGTGGCCTTTTGGAGCTTGTTCAAGAAACCAAGAAGGAAAATCTGGAATTTGACCTTCCTTTGTATGACCCGTCGAATGGCCTTGTAGTGGACTTGGCTGTGGTTGGTGGCGGTCCTGCAGGGTTAGCGGTAGCACAACAAGTATCAGAGGCAGGACTTTCGGTTGTGTCTATAGACCCATCTCCGAAATTGATTTGGCCAAACAATTATGGTGTTTGGGTGGATGAGTTTGAGGCTATGGATTTGCTAGATTGCCTTGACACAACGTGGTCAAGTGCAATTGTTTACATTGATGACCAGACAACCAAAGAGCTTGGGAGACCGTATGGAAGGGTTAACAGGAAGCAGCTTAAATCAAAGATGATGCAGAAGTGTATATCAAATGGGGTTAAATTTCATCAGGCTAAGGTTGTGAAAGTTGTACACGAGGAAGCCAAATCTTTATTGATATGTAATGATGGCGTCACAATTCAAGCTGCTGTAGTCCTTGATGCCACCGGTTTTTCAAGATGTCTTGTTCAATATGACAAGCCATATAATCCAGGATACCAAGTAGCTTATGGAATAGTGGCAGAAGTAGAAGAACACCCGTTTGATGTAAATAAGATGATTTTCATGGATTGGAGAGATTCCCATCTTAATGGTAATGCAGAATTAAAAGAAAGAAATGGTAAAATCCCTACTTTTCTTTATGCAATGCCGTTCTCATCTGACAGAATATTTCTAGAAGAAACGTCCCTTGTAGCTCGTCCTGGTTTAGCCATGGGAGATATTCAGGAGAGAATGGTGGCTCGCTTAAGGCATTTGGGTATTAAAGTGAAGAGCATCGAAGAGGATGAGAGATGTGTAATCCCAATGGGAGGGCCTCTACCTGTACTCCCTCAAAGAGTTGTAGGAATTGGCGGTACTGCTGGTATGGTGCATCCTTCAACTGGATATATGGTAGCAAGGACTCTAGCTGCTGCGCCAATTGTTGCCAATGCAATAGTTCAGTACCTTGGTGGTTCTAAGAAAGGCACTCCGGGAAACGAATTGTCTGCAGAAGTTTGGAAAGATCTATGGCCAATAGAGAGAAGACGCCAGAGAGAATTCTTTTGCTTTGGTATGGATATTTTGCTCAAACTTGATTTGCCTGGTACGAGAAGGTTTTTCAGTGCATTTTTTGACCTAGAACCTCGCTATTGGCATGGGTTCCTGTCTTCTCGGCTATTTCTGCCTGAACTTTTCTTTTTCGGGCTTTCTCTTTTCTCAAATGCCTCCAACACTTCTAGAATAGAGATCATGGCAAAAGGCACTGTTCCTTTGGTAAACATGGTAAACAATCTAATCAAGGATAAAGAATAG